The Bombus pascuorum chromosome 11, iyBomPasc1.1, whole genome shotgun sequence genome has a window encoding:
- the LOC132912254 gene encoding nicotinamide/nicotinic acid mononucleotide adenylyltransferase 1 isoform X2 — MLKTISQLTPVVAPSQIWLKHQSVCSSYSVVGCYGVSRNVLSRTIIQSKCSVSCVYKTTRREFQQSSKRAVITCCGTKEEKMAPTRVILMSCGSYNPPTNMHLRMFEIARDHLHRMGTHIVVGGVISPVHDAYAKKELASATHRCAMLRLALQNSEWIRLSTWETRQNGWTKTRLSLQYHQNLLNSVVFDWTNVKHNVSAEDLEWIPENVKNSSDHTPIQIKLLCGADLLESFGTYDLWAEEDIDAIVGEYGLVVITREGSNPNKFIYDSDILSKYMHNIYIVTEWIPNEVSSTRIRRALKRGESVRYLVQDSVIDYVYKQGIYDAKSTTSTIKLELTSPNANNYLTIDSKYQSTFLTPSPSDVTMDSPSPIEIISIDVPDTVLRKNIQNATNMACVASRHSGCGGLEEAREKFISALVAENGNAKHITTAKAAYPGLAKQIIATETGESQILDEGTAKPACLL; from the exons ATGTTGAAAACAATATCTCAATTGACTCCTGTAGTAGCACCGTCTCAAATATGGCTGAAACATCAGTCAGTGTGTAGTTCGTACAGTGTGGTTGGATGTTACGGTGTCTCGCGTAACGTTTTATCTCGTACTATTATTCAATCTAAATGTTCCGTGTCCTGCGTATACAAAACTACAAGAAGAGAGTTCCAGCAGTCAAGTAAACGTGCTGTCATCACATGCTGCGggacaaaagaagaaaaaatggcACCAACGCGTGTTATTCTTATGTCGTGTGGCAGTTATAACCCTCCAACCAATATGCATTTAAGAATGTTTG aaatagCCAGAGATCATCTTCACAGAATGGGAACTCATATTGTAGTTGGCGGTGTTATATCTCCTGTACATGATGCATATGCTAAGAAAGAACTGGCAAGCGCGACGCACAGATGTGCTATGTTGAGATTAGCTTTACAAAACAGCGAATGGATTCGACTTAGCACTTGGGAAACTAGACAGAATGGTTGGACAAAGACTAGATTAAGTTTACAGTACcatcaaaatttattgaacTCTGTGGTATTTGACTGGACTAATGTCAAACACAATGTATCAGCGGAGGATCTGGAATGGATTccagaaaatgtaaaaaatagtTCTGACCATACTCCAAtccaaattaaattattgtgcGGTGCTGATCTATTAGAAAGTTTTGGTACTTATGATCTTTGGGCTGAAGAAGAC ATCGATGCAATTGTTGGAGAATATGGTCTGGTAGTTATTACAAGGGAAGGTTCTAATCCAAATAAGTTCATATATGATTCAGATATTCTTTCTAAGTATATG cacaatatatacatagtaaCTGAATGGATTCCAAATGAAGTTAGCTCAACTAGAATAAGGAGAGCATTGAAACGAGGTGAGAGTGTCAGGTATCTCGTACAAGATTCTGTGATTGATTATGTCTATAAGCAAGGAATTTATGATGCAAAGTCAACAACATCGACAAT TAAGTTGGAACTGACCTCGCCCAACGCGAATAATTACTTGACCATTGATTCCAAGTATCAAAGCACCTTTCTCACGCCGTCGCCTAGCGACGTTACCATGGACTCTCCGAGTCCGATCGAAATTATATCCATCGATGTGCCTGATACCGTTCTGCGTAAGAATATCCAGAACGCAACAAACATGGCTTGCGTGGCCTCCCGTCACTCCGGCTGCGGTGGCCTCGAGGAGGCGCGCGAGAAATTCATTAGCGCTCTCGTTGCCGAGAACGGCAACGCCAAACATATAACGACCGCGAAGGCCGCGTATCCAGGTCTCGCGAAACAGATCATCGCCACCGAAACCGGCGAGTCGCAGATCCTCGACGAG GGTACAGCAAAACCTGCATGCCTACTGTAA
- the LOC132912254 gene encoding nicotinamide/nicotinic acid mononucleotide adenylyltransferase 3 isoform X3, which yields MLKTISQLTPVVAPSQIWLKHQSVCSSYSVVGCYGVSRNVLSRTIIQSKCSVSCVYKTTRREFQQSSKRAVITCCGTKEEKMAPTRVILMSCGSYNPPTNMHLRMFEIARDHLHRMGTHIVVGGVISPVHDAYAKKELASATHRCAMLRLALQNSEWIRLSTWETRQNGWTKTRLSLQYHQNLLNSVVFDWTNVKHNVSAEDLEWIPENVKNSSDHTPIQIKLLCGADLLESFGTYDLWAEEDIDAIVGEYGLVVITREGSNPNKFIYDSDILSKYMHNIYIVTEWIPNEVSSTRIRRALKRGESVRYLVQDSVIDYVYKQGIYDAKSTTSTIVLFFTLPIYLDTEGTAKPACLL from the exons ATGTTGAAAACAATATCTCAATTGACTCCTGTAGTAGCACCGTCTCAAATATGGCTGAAACATCAGTCAGTGTGTAGTTCGTACAGTGTGGTTGGATGTTACGGTGTCTCGCGTAACGTTTTATCTCGTACTATTATTCAATCTAAATGTTCCGTGTCCTGCGTATACAAAACTACAAGAAGAGAGTTCCAGCAGTCAAGTAAACGTGCTGTCATCACATGCTGCGggacaaaagaagaaaaaatggcACCAACGCGTGTTATTCTTATGTCGTGTGGCAGTTATAACCCTCCAACCAATATGCATTTAAGAATGTTTG aaatagCCAGAGATCATCTTCACAGAATGGGAACTCATATTGTAGTTGGCGGTGTTATATCTCCTGTACATGATGCATATGCTAAGAAAGAACTGGCAAGCGCGACGCACAGATGTGCTATGTTGAGATTAGCTTTACAAAACAGCGAATGGATTCGACTTAGCACTTGGGAAACTAGACAGAATGGTTGGACAAAGACTAGATTAAGTTTACAGTACcatcaaaatttattgaacTCTGTGGTATTTGACTGGACTAATGTCAAACACAATGTATCAGCGGAGGATCTGGAATGGATTccagaaaatgtaaaaaatagtTCTGACCATACTCCAAtccaaattaaattattgtgcGGTGCTGATCTATTAGAAAGTTTTGGTACTTATGATCTTTGGGCTGAAGAAGAC ATCGATGCAATTGTTGGAGAATATGGTCTGGTAGTTATTACAAGGGAAGGTTCTAATCCAAATAAGTTCATATATGATTCAGATATTCTTTCTAAGTATATG cacaatatatacatagtaaCTGAATGGATTCCAAATGAAGTTAGCTCAACTAGAATAAGGAGAGCATTGAAACGAGGTGAGAGTGTCAGGTATCTCGTACAAGATTCTGTGATTGATTATGTCTATAAGCAAGGAATTTATGATGCAAAGTCAACAACATCGACAAT TGTCTTGTTTTTCACGCTGCCAATCTACTTGGACACTGAA GGTACAGCAAAACCTGCATGCCTACTGTAA
- the LOC132912254 gene encoding uncharacterized protein LOC132912254 isoform X1 produces MLKTISQLTPVVAPSQIWLKHQSVCSSYSVVGCYGVSRNVLSRTIIQSKCSVSCVYKTTRREFQQSSKRAVITCCGTKEEKMAPTRVILMSCGSYNPPTNMHLRMFEIARDHLHRMGTHIVVGGVISPVHDAYAKKELASATHRCAMLRLALQNSEWIRLSTWETRQNGWTKTRLSLQYHQNLLNSVVFDWTNVKHNVSAEDLEWIPENVKNSSDHTPIQIKLLCGADLLESFGTYDLWAEEDIDAIVGEYGLVVITREGSNPNKFIYDSDILSKYMHNIYIVTEWIPNEVSSTRIRRALKRGESVRYLVQDSVIDYVYKQGIYDAKSTTSTIKLELTSPNANNYLTIDSKYQSTFLTPSPSDVTMDSPSPIEIISIDVPDTVLRKNIQNATNMACVASRHSGCGGLEEAREKFISALVAENGNAKHITTAKAAYPGLAKQIIATETGESQILDEVGFVDDDRKVRKVVRVQPRSSQLEEVSPGVATSSKRENLVKLNTKPSIEAKNSVAKSSETSNRLRVQYDVVDVESGVSRVMSREARSSISSSTVSSSTMSAMDNGGGRHEGALSDFSVDKEDYRLTRYGLDDTVEDEVQDKHKDSWLGKQRSNDSIESQQGSLSRKKQYPDPKGSDEVYDQDDFPNDSVRCSNTQVLVLVSAMIHNPFDKEGTTLIVEENGVQGKGEITIYKGESDGSIDKLSLLVQSPVPSSVSDESTVKIQEIVDDGTEIVREASDDSLALDDKSSKRDVSLEIDGKYVKSVVNARKSPRKTKNGQMRIHNESDEKRVKESETIEKSVDSGTQSEETFYKTVSNASSSRSKSPKRESKSRSKIHESMISDERTKKVKRYDASLKGSLDSVIATNDSRTISRRRSKTEETFSKKSKSCESIKKIQEVCYEDPSKADSTSQLITANELDMQTDEFCSACCYVNELSLRTEEIMGTEEVILRSNCSSIVDEDSTECDICSSWNLQESTDTLDRKLISSTTDCDQLCEVCEICNEICATFNPDQEPRSYSTRDPRDLTHSRAFESSSRSLPKNSSRIGDSFATNPSLDDDSFEIENCGFQSGPESMNDRKFSDQISEIQFSKSFNISDSAVIKKKSRDKYFIPKDELAILSSNSRRMNRKGSLFRKKPAEDPVNVSQDKRRYSSVDNLQSARTSSRNNDKVLRPKNSKLIGSADNIRASRSSRRCKSLQRSADNVRYVDSSTDNLDSLVESLGREDETQDDINWIEKPKVRDNETVKMILTKHGIKIISEKETAL; encoded by the exons ATGTTGAAAACAATATCTCAATTGACTCCTGTAGTAGCACCGTCTCAAATATGGCTGAAACATCAGTCAGTGTGTAGTTCGTACAGTGTGGTTGGATGTTACGGTGTCTCGCGTAACGTTTTATCTCGTACTATTATTCAATCTAAATGTTCCGTGTCCTGCGTATACAAAACTACAAGAAGAGAGTTCCAGCAGTCAAGTAAACGTGCTGTCATCACATGCTGCGggacaaaagaagaaaaaatggcACCAACGCGTGTTATTCTTATGTCGTGTGGCAGTTATAACCCTCCAACCAATATGCATTTAAGAATGTTTG aaatagCCAGAGATCATCTTCACAGAATGGGAACTCATATTGTAGTTGGCGGTGTTATATCTCCTGTACATGATGCATATGCTAAGAAAGAACTGGCAAGCGCGACGCACAGATGTGCTATGTTGAGATTAGCTTTACAAAACAGCGAATGGATTCGACTTAGCACTTGGGAAACTAGACAGAATGGTTGGACAAAGACTAGATTAAGTTTACAGTACcatcaaaatttattgaacTCTGTGGTATTTGACTGGACTAATGTCAAACACAATGTATCAGCGGAGGATCTGGAATGGATTccagaaaatgtaaaaaatagtTCTGACCATACTCCAAtccaaattaaattattgtgcGGTGCTGATCTATTAGAAAGTTTTGGTACTTATGATCTTTGGGCTGAAGAAGAC ATCGATGCAATTGTTGGAGAATATGGTCTGGTAGTTATTACAAGGGAAGGTTCTAATCCAAATAAGTTCATATATGATTCAGATATTCTTTCTAAGTATATG cacaatatatacatagtaaCTGAATGGATTCCAAATGAAGTTAGCTCAACTAGAATAAGGAGAGCATTGAAACGAGGTGAGAGTGTCAGGTATCTCGTACAAGATTCTGTGATTGATTATGTCTATAAGCAAGGAATTTATGATGCAAAGTCAACAACATCGACAAT TAAGTTGGAACTGACCTCGCCCAACGCGAATAATTACTTGACCATTGATTCCAAGTATCAAAGCACCTTTCTCACGCCGTCGCCTAGCGACGTTACCATGGACTCTCCGAGTCCGATCGAAATTATATCCATCGATGTGCCTGATACCGTTCTGCGTAAGAATATCCAGAACGCAACAAACATGGCTTGCGTGGCCTCCCGTCACTCCGGCTGCGGTGGCCTCGAGGAGGCGCGCGAGAAATTCATTAGCGCTCTCGTTGCCGAGAACGGCAACGCCAAACATATAACGACCGCGAAGGCCGCGTATCCAGGTCTCGCGAAACAGATCATCGCCACCGAAACCGGCGAGTCGCAGATCCTCGACGAGGTAGGTTTCGTTGACGATGATAGGAAGGTTAGGAAGGTGGTCAGGGTACAGCCCCGATCGAGTCAATTGGAAGAGGTGTCCCCGGGTGTCGCCACCTCGTCGAAACGCGAGAATCTCGTCAAACTTAATACGAAGCCGTCAATCGAGGCGAAAAATAGCGTAGCTAAATCGTCAGAAACTAGTAACAGACTTCGAGTCCAGTACGACGTCGTTGATGTAGAATCAGGAGTAAGTAGAGTCATGAGTCGCGAAGCTAGGTCGTCTATTTCATCTTCGACTGTCTCGTCCTCGACGATGTCCGCTATGGACAATGGTGGAGGACGCCACGAAGGCGCTTTATCTGATTTTAGCGTAGACAAAGAGGATTACAGGCTCACGCGGTACGGCTTGGACGACACGGTCGAAGACGAAGTCCAAGACAAGCATAAAGATTCCTGGTTAGGTAAACAACGATCGAACGACTCTATAGAGAGTCAGCAGGGAAGTCTATCGCGCAAAAAACAATACCCTGATCCAAAGGGAAGCGACGAGGTTTACGATCAGGACGACTTTCCTAATGATAGCGTTCGATGCTCAAACACGCAGGTGTTAGTGTTAGTTAGCGCGATGATTCATAATCCTTTCGACAAGGAAGGTACGACGTTGATTGTTGAAGAGAACGGGGTACAGGGTAAAGGCGAGATCACGATATACAAAGGCGAGTCGGATGGAAGTATCGATAAATTGAGTCTTTTGGTGCAGTCGCCTGTTCCGTCGTCCGTTAGCGACGAGAGCACCGTAAAGATACAAGAGATAGTCGATGATGGAACAGAAATCGTGAGAGAAGCCTCCGATGACTCATTGGCCTTAGATGACAAGTCCTCGAAGAGGGACGTAAGCCTAGAGATAGATGGTAAGTATGTGAAGTCAGTGGTGAACGCGCGCAAGAGTCCCAGGAAGACAAAGAACGGTCAGATGAGAATACATAATGAAAGCGACGAGAAAAGAGTGAAAGAGAGCGAAACAATAGAAAAGAGCGTCGACTCGGGTACGCAATCGGAAGAAACGTTCTATAAGACTGTCTCGAATGCTTCTTCGTCGAGATCAAAGAGTCCTAAAAGAGAGAGCAAATCTCGATCGAAGATCCACGAGTCCATGATCAGCGATGAGAGAACCAAGAAAGTGAAACGGTACGACGCGTCATTAAAAGGAAGTCTCGATTCGGTGATCGCCACGAACGATTCGAGGACGATTTCTAGAAGGAGATCGAAGACCGAGGAAACGTTCTCGAAGAAATCGAAGAGCTGCGAGTCCATTAAGAAGATCCAGGAAGTGTGTTACGAAGATCCTTCCAAAGCGGACAGTACGTCTCAGCTGATCACGGCGAACGAACTAGACATGCAAACCGACGAATTCTGCTCTGCCTGCTGCTACGTGAACGAATTGTCTTTAAGGACGGAAGAGATAATGGGAACGGAAGAAGTAATCCTGCGTTCCAATTGCAGTTCCATCGTCGACGAAGATTCTACGGAATGCGATATTTGTAGTTCTTGGAATTTGCAAGAGTCGACTGACACCTTGGATCGGAAACTCATTTCCTCCACGACCGACTGCGATCAGCTATGCGAGGTTTGTGAGATCTGCAACGAGATCTGTGCCACTTTCAACCCCGATCAGGAGCCAAGATCGTACTCTACCAGGGATCCAAGAGATTTGACTCATAGTCGAGCGTTCGAGTCTTCCTCGAGAAGTCTTCCTAAAAACAGTTCCAGAATCGGCGACAGCTTCGCGACTAATCCGTCTCTGGACGATGACAGCTTCGAGATCGAGAACTGTGGGTTCCAGAGCGGACCAGAGTCGATGAATGATCGAAAGTTTAGCGATCAAATAAgcgaaatacaattttccaaGTCTTTCAATATCTCCGACTCGGctgttattaaaaagaaatcacgcgataaatattttattcctaaAGACGAGTTGGCTATCCTGTCTAGTAATTCCAGGCGCATGAATCGCAAGGGATcgttatttagaaaaaagcCAGCCGAGGATCCTGTCAACGTTTCTCAAGATAAGAGACGTTATTCCTCGGTGGATAATCTTCAATCAGCCAGAACATCTTCCAGAAACAATGACAAAGTTCTGAGGCCTAAGAACAGCAAGCTGATCGGCTCAGCGGATAACATACGCGCTTCTAGAAGCTCCAGAAGATGCAAATCGTTGCAGAGATCGGCGGACAATGTTCGATACGTGGATTCGTCCACGGACAATTTGGATTCTCTGGTGGAAAGTTTAGGAAGGGAGGACGAGACGCAAGATGACATCAACTGGATAGAGAAGCCTAAAGTCAGGGATAACGAAACTGTAAAGATGATCCTGACCAAGCATGGAATTAAGATAATTAGCGAAAAGGAAACCGCTCTATAA
- the LOC132912254 gene encoding nicotinamide/nicotinic acid mononucleotide adenylyltransferase 3 isoform X4, with protein MLKTISQLTPVVAPSQIWLKHQSVCSSYSVVGCYGVSRNVLSRTIIQSKCSVSCVYKTTRREFQQSSKRAVITCCGTKEEKMAPTRVILMSCGSYNPPTNMHLRMFEIARDHLHRMGTHIVVGGVISPVHDAYAKKELASATHRCAMLRLALQNSEWIRLSTWETRQNGWTKTRLSLQYHQNLLNSVVFDWTNVKHNVSAEDLEWIPENVKNSSDHTPIQIKLLCGADLLESFGTYDLWAEEDIDAIVGEYGLVVITREGSNPNKFIYDSDILSKYMHNIYIVTEWIPNEVSSTRIRRALKRGESVRYLVQDSVIDYVYKQGIYDAKSTTSTMVQQNLHAYCKTDN; from the exons ATGTTGAAAACAATATCTCAATTGACTCCTGTAGTAGCACCGTCTCAAATATGGCTGAAACATCAGTCAGTGTGTAGTTCGTACAGTGTGGTTGGATGTTACGGTGTCTCGCGTAACGTTTTATCTCGTACTATTATTCAATCTAAATGTTCCGTGTCCTGCGTATACAAAACTACAAGAAGAGAGTTCCAGCAGTCAAGTAAACGTGCTGTCATCACATGCTGCGggacaaaagaagaaaaaatggcACCAACGCGTGTTATTCTTATGTCGTGTGGCAGTTATAACCCTCCAACCAATATGCATTTAAGAATGTTTG aaatagCCAGAGATCATCTTCACAGAATGGGAACTCATATTGTAGTTGGCGGTGTTATATCTCCTGTACATGATGCATATGCTAAGAAAGAACTGGCAAGCGCGACGCACAGATGTGCTATGTTGAGATTAGCTTTACAAAACAGCGAATGGATTCGACTTAGCACTTGGGAAACTAGACAGAATGGTTGGACAAAGACTAGATTAAGTTTACAGTACcatcaaaatttattgaacTCTGTGGTATTTGACTGGACTAATGTCAAACACAATGTATCAGCGGAGGATCTGGAATGGATTccagaaaatgtaaaaaatagtTCTGACCATACTCCAAtccaaattaaattattgtgcGGTGCTGATCTATTAGAAAGTTTTGGTACTTATGATCTTTGGGCTGAAGAAGAC ATCGATGCAATTGTTGGAGAATATGGTCTGGTAGTTATTACAAGGGAAGGTTCTAATCCAAATAAGTTCATATATGATTCAGATATTCTTTCTAAGTATATG cacaatatatacatagtaaCTGAATGGATTCCAAATGAAGTTAGCTCAACTAGAATAAGGAGAGCATTGAAACGAGGTGAGAGTGTCAGGTATCTCGTACAAGATTCTGTGATTGATTATGTCTATAAGCAAGGAATTTATGATGCAAAGTCAACAACATCGACAAT GGTACAGCAAAACCTGCATGCCTACTGTAAGACAGATAATTGA